A stretch of the Haloplanus aerogenes genome encodes the following:
- a CDS encoding complex I NDUFA9 subunit family protein — protein sequence MRILVTGGSGFVGRHLCRELKSRGHSVTALSRRPSEGDLPGGVEKAMGDVTAYDSLVEPMRGMDAVVNLVALSPLFKPSGGDKMHDVVHRQGTENVVNAAEETGVEKIIQMSALGADSNGATAYIRAKGEAEEIVKSSSLRYVIFRPSVIFGDGGEFVSFTKKLAPPYLTPLPGGGKTRFQPIWIGDLVPLLADAVEDDAYDGGIYEIGGPEKRTLAEIARLVHGSEGHPTTVVPVPMALAKVGLTVLGSLPGAPMGADQYRSLQFDNTTDHNDVEAFGVEASDLRTLGDYLAER from the coding sequence ATGAGGATTCTGGTAACGGGCGGTAGCGGGTTCGTCGGTCGACACCTGTGCCGCGAACTGAAATCGCGAGGCCACTCGGTGACGGCGCTCTCCCGTCGACCGAGTGAGGGCGACTTGCCCGGCGGCGTCGAGAAGGCGATGGGCGACGTGACGGCCTACGACTCGCTGGTCGAACCCATGCGTGGGATGGACGCCGTCGTCAACCTGGTCGCGCTTTCGCCGCTGTTCAAGCCCTCCGGCGGCGATAAGATGCACGACGTCGTCCACCGGCAGGGGACGGAGAACGTCGTGAACGCGGCCGAGGAGACTGGCGTCGAGAAGATCATTCAGATGAGCGCGCTGGGCGCCGACTCGAACGGAGCGACGGCGTACATCCGCGCCAAGGGCGAGGCCGAGGAGATCGTCAAGTCGTCGTCGCTGCGCTACGTGATCTTCCGCCCGTCGGTGATCTTCGGCGACGGTGGCGAGTTCGTCTCGTTCACGAAGAAACTCGCGCCGCCGTATCTGACGCCGCTCCCCGGTGGCGGCAAGACCCGGTTCCAGCCCATCTGGATCGGCGATCTGGTGCCGCTGCTCGCCGACGCGGTCGAGGACGACGCCTACGACGGGGGCATCTACGAGATCGGCGGGCCGGAGAAGCGCACGCTCGCGGAGATCGCGCGCCTCGTCCACGGGAGTGAAGGGCATCCGACGACGGTCGTCCCCGTCCCGATGGCGCTCGCCAAGGTGGGGCTGACGGTCCTCGGATCGCTACCCGGCGCGCCGATGGGCGCCGATCAGTACCGGTCGCTCCAGTTCGACAACACCACCGATCACAACGACGTGGAGGCCTTCGGCGTCGAAGCGTCGGACCTGCGGACCCTCGGTGACTACCTCGCGGAGCGCTGA
- a CDS encoding tubulin/FtsZ family protein has product MKLAMIGFGQAGGKIVDKFLEYDQRTGSEIVRAAVAVNTAKADLMGLEHIPQEQRVLIGQSRVKGHGVGADNELGAEVAEEDIGEVQGAIDGIPVHEVDAFLIVAGLGGGTGSGGAPVLAKHLKRIYTEPVYGLGILPGSDEGGIYTLNAARSFQTLVNEVDNLLVFDNDAWRQTGESVQSGYDEINEEIVKRFGILFGAGEVRQGQEVAESVVDSSEIINTLAGGGVSTVGYARETVERKQKSGGLLSKLTGNDESIEDQLDSANTTNRITSLVRKAALGRLTLPCEIDGTERALLVMAGPSAYLNRKGIERGRKWLEEQTGSMEVRGGDYPINNSDFVASAILLSGVTNVPRIKELQQVAIEAQDNINEIREESESNLKNLVEDDEDELESLF; this is encoded by the coding sequence ATGAAACTGGCCATGATCGGTTTCGGGCAGGCCGGTGGCAAAATCGTCGACAAGTTCCTGGAGTACGATCAGCGGACGGGGAGCGAAATCGTCCGTGCGGCCGTCGCGGTGAACACGGCCAAAGCCGACCTGATGGGGCTCGAACACATCCCACAGGAACAGCGCGTACTCATCGGTCAATCCCGCGTGAAGGGACACGGTGTCGGTGCGGACAACGAACTCGGCGCGGAAGTCGCCGAGGAAGACATCGGAGAGGTTCAGGGCGCCATCGACGGGATTCCCGTCCACGAAGTCGACGCCTTCCTCATCGTCGCCGGCCTCGGCGGCGGCACTGGGAGCGGTGGCGCGCCCGTGCTGGCGAAACATCTCAAGCGGATCTACACGGAGCCAGTCTACGGCCTCGGCATCCTCCCCGGGAGCGACGAGGGTGGGATCTACACGCTCAACGCCGCTCGCTCCTTCCAGACGCTCGTCAACGAAGTCGACAACCTCCTCGTCTTCGACAACGACGCCTGGCGCCAGACGGGAGAGTCCGTCCAGAGCGGCTACGACGAGATCAACGAGGAGATCGTCAAGCGGTTCGGCATCCTCTTCGGCGCCGGCGAGGTCCGACAGGGGCAGGAAGTGGCCGAGTCCGTCGTCGACAGCTCCGAGATCATCAACACGCTCGCGGGCGGCGGCGTCTCGACGGTCGGCTACGCCCGCGAGACGGTCGAACGCAAGCAGAAATCGGGTGGCTTGCTCTCGAAGCTCACCGGCAACGACGAATCCATCGAAGACCAGCTCGACTCCGCCAACACCACCAACCGGATCACGAGCCTCGTCCGCAAGGCGGCGCTCGGTCGCCTGACCCTCCCCTGTGAAATCGACGGCACGGAACGCGCCCTCCTCGTGATGGCCGGGCCCTCCGCCTACCTGAACCGGAAAGGGATCGAGCGCGGCCGCAAGTGGCTCGAAGAGCAGACCGGGAGCATGGAAGTCCGCGGCGGCGACTACCCCATCAACAACAGCGACTTCGTCGCCTCCGCCATCCTGCTCTCCGGCGTCACGAACGTTCCCCGCATCAAGGAGCTTCAGCAGGTCGCTATCGAGGCGCAGGACAATATCAACGAAATTCGCGAAGAGAGCGAATCCAATCTCAAGAATCTAGTCGAAGATGACGAGGACGAACTCGAATCGCTCTTCTAG
- the cofC gene encoding 2-phospho-L-lactate guanylyltransferase codes for MRILVPFEATRPKTRLDGVLDTDERVAFAQAMLRDVLRACRDAGHDPEVVATAEVDVSAPVAVDDRPLSEAVNARLAATDDPLGIVVADLALLTPAAVDRLVAAAADADLAIAPGRGGGTNGLVVTHPDFRVDFHGVSFRDHLDAAEAVGADVTVVDSMRLSTDVDEPADLVEVLLHGEGEAAAWLRAAGFELDPVDGRVGINRRE; via the coding sequence ATGCGTATTCTCGTTCCGTTCGAGGCGACACGGCCGAAAACCCGCCTCGACGGGGTGCTCGACACCGACGAACGCGTAGCGTTCGCGCAGGCGATGCTCCGTGACGTCCTCCGCGCCTGCCGTGACGCCGGCCACGACCCGGAAGTCGTCGCGACGGCGGAGGTAGACGTGAGCGCCCCAGTCGCCGTCGACGACCGCCCGCTCTCCGAGGCGGTGAACGCGCGGTTGGCGGCGACGGACGACCCACTCGGCATCGTCGTCGCGGACCTCGCGCTCCTGACGCCCGCCGCCGTCGACCGCCTCGTCGCCGCCGCGGCGGACGCCGACCTCGCCATCGCGCCGGGACGCGGTGGCGGGACGAACGGCCTCGTCGTCACCCACCCCGACTTCCGCGTCGACTTCCACGGCGTCTCCTTCCGGGATCACCTCGACGCGGCCGAAGCGGTCGGCGCGGACGTGACCGTCGTCGACTCGATGCGCCTCTCGACCGACGTGGACGAACCCGCGGATCTGGTCGAGGTGTTGCTCCACGGCGAGGGTGAGGCGGCGGCGTGGCTCCGCGCGGCCGGGTTCGAACTCGATCCCGTCGACGGACGCGTCGGCATCAACCGTCGGGAGTGA
- the cofG gene encoding 7,8-didemethyl-8-hydroxy-5-deazariboflavin synthase subunit CofG codes for MVRAPETDDERVAPESLVDAAAVDDLLGVTPADVEAAPELTFARNVFLPLTTACRYTCTYCTFYDVPGEATLMPPEAVREQLRIGADAGCTEALFTFGDAPDERYTAVYDQLDEWGYDDVLDYLYDACEMALDEGLLPHSNPGDLRERELERLAEVNASMGVMLETTADVDAHSGGRRKTPERRLGTIRAAGEAGVPFTTGILVGIDETRRDRAESLLAIRELHERYDHVQEVIVQNVVPNERSDFERPSVETMRETVAMARAALPPAVSVQVPPNLSPTRELLDCGVDDLGGVSPVTDDYINPDYAWPALDELERIASEAGVPLRERLPTHERYLPAEFRRGSVDPAAGTWLRPTIRDALDADDDAGRRYRALLQ; via the coding sequence ATGGTCCGGGCACCGGAAACCGACGACGAACGGGTCGCCCCCGAATCGCTCGTCGACGCCGCCGCAGTCGACGACTTGCTCGGGGTGACGCCCGCCGACGTCGAGGCGGCGCCCGAACTCACCTTCGCGCGCAACGTCTTCCTCCCGCTCACCACCGCCTGCCGGTACACCTGCACCTACTGCACCTTCTACGACGTACCCGGCGAGGCGACGCTGATGCCGCCCGAGGCGGTCCGCGAGCAACTGCGGATCGGCGCCGACGCCGGCTGTACCGAGGCGCTCTTTACCTTCGGCGACGCCCCCGACGAGCGGTACACGGCCGTCTACGACCAACTCGACGAGTGGGGCTACGACGACGTGCTCGACTACCTCTACGACGCCTGCGAGATGGCGCTCGACGAGGGGTTGCTCCCCCACAGCAACCCGGGCGACCTGCGGGAACGAGAGCTAGAACGCCTGGCCGAGGTGAACGCCAGCATGGGCGTCATGCTGGAGACGACGGCCGACGTGGACGCGCATTCGGGCGGCCGGCGGAAGACCCCCGAGCGCCGACTGGGGACGATTCGCGCGGCGGGCGAGGCGGGCGTCCCCTTCACGACCGGTATCCTCGTCGGTATCGACGAGACGCGGCGTGACCGCGCGGAGAGCCTGCTGGCCATCCGCGAACTCCACGAGCGCTACGATCACGTGCAGGAGGTGATCGTCCAGAACGTCGTCCCGAACGAGCGCTCGGACTTCGAGCGGCCGAGCGTCGAGACGATGCGCGAGACGGTGGCGATGGCGCGGGCGGCGCTGCCTCCGGCGGTGTCGGTACAGGTGCCGCCGAACCTCTCGCCCACGCGCGAATTGCTGGACTGCGGCGTCGACGACCTGGGCGGCGTCTCGCCGGTGACGGACGACTACATCAACCCCGACTACGCGTGGCCGGCGCTGGACGAACTGGAGCGCATCGCGAGCGAGGCGGGCGTTCCCCTCCGGGAGCGTCTGCCGACGCACGAGCGGTATCTCCCCGCCGAGTTCCGGCGGGGAAGCGTCGATCCGGCGGCTGGAACGTGGCTGCGGCCGACGATTCGGGACGCACTCGACGCGGACGACGACGCCGGGCGGCGGTACCGGGCGCTGTTACAGTAA
- a CDS encoding metal-dependent hydrolase — translation MMATTHAAVGLLLALPLAVVAPDLAAVGALAAMAGGVFPDLDLFAGVHRKTLHFPDYYWIGAIPALVAAAALPVAATVAVAWFLLSAAVHSVSDAFGAGTEPRPWERTSAEAVYLHSRSRWLRPRYWVRYDGAPEDYLLTVVFLAPGLVLFGPTVRRVALTFMAVGGAYTLVRKRLPDLEERLL, via the coding sequence ATGATGGCAACGACCCACGCCGCAGTCGGCCTCTTGCTCGCGCTTCCGTTAGCCGTCGTCGCGCCGGATCTGGCGGCCGTCGGCGCCCTCGCGGCCATGGCCGGCGGCGTCTTCCCCGACCTCGACCTCTTTGCCGGTGTCCACCGCAAGACGCTCCACTTCCCCGATTACTACTGGATCGGGGCGATTCCGGCACTCGTCGCCGCCGCCGCCCTTCCCGTCGCCGCGACGGTGGCCGTCGCGTGGTTTCTCCTCTCCGCGGCCGTCCACTCCGTGAGCGACGCCTTCGGCGCGGGGACCGAACCCCGCCCGTGGGAGCGTACGTCCGCCGAGGCGGTCTACCTCCACTCCCGAAGTCGGTGGCTCCGCCCACGGTACTGGGTGCGCTACGATGGCGCGCCCGAGGACTACTTGCTTACCGTCGTCTTTCTCGCGCCGGGACTGGTCCTCTTCGGGCCGACCGTCCGCCGCGTCGCCCTGACGTTCATGGCCGTCGGCGGCGCCTACACGCTCGTCCGCAAGCGGTTGCCGGACCTCGAAGAGCGGTTACTGTAA
- the cofH gene encoding 7,8-didemethyl-8-hydroxy-5-deazariboflavin synthase subunit CofH, translating to MSDAPDVSAAAPDFDFEHVPRTDQSFENALAKARDGCRLTVDDGVELLTTGTDRAGIDPVRKERVLEAADHRRAEMVGDDVTFVANLNNNVTTACDTGCLFCNFKDRASKFEADAPDDHGGFTKTPAESRQAVADAVELGISEVCSVSGLHPAFALDDEHREVLESHPAPEQVNYRPPDTYTTSPGTYVDQIRAMSVDGVHVHSMTPEEAYHARRGTDWSYEAVYRRLREAGLDSAPGTAAEILVDEVREVICPGKMDTEAWLNAMEGAMAAGLPVTATIMYGHVENAMHRVMHLKRVRDLQDRTGGITEFVPLSFIHQQTPLYDRGLVSGGATDAEDELMIAVSRLFLDNIENIQTSWVKFGDEKSLKTLSCGANDFMGTLLSEEITKRAGGDYGEFRSVADYVDMVTAIGRRPVERSTDYERRHPIDPDDAPHGPRLGPRADGTPILDRTPSLADD from the coding sequence ATGAGCGACGCGCCCGACGTGTCGGCCGCGGCCCCCGATTTCGACTTCGAGCACGTCCCCCGGACCGACCAGTCGTTCGAGAACGCACTGGCCAAGGCCCGGGACGGCTGTCGCCTCACCGTGGACGACGGGGTCGAACTCCTGACGACCGGCACGGACCGGGCGGGCATCGACCCGGTCCGGAAAGAGCGAGTGCTAGAGGCGGCCGATCACCGCCGGGCCGAGATGGTCGGCGACGACGTGACCTTCGTCGCCAACCTCAACAACAACGTCACGACGGCCTGCGACACCGGCTGTCTCTTCTGTAACTTCAAGGATCGCGCGTCGAAGTTCGAAGCCGACGCACCGGACGACCACGGCGGGTTCACCAAGACGCCGGCGGAGTCGCGGCAGGCGGTCGCCGACGCGGTCGAACTGGGCATCTCCGAGGTCTGTTCGGTCAGCGGCCTCCACCCCGCGTTCGCCCTCGACGACGAGCATCGCGAAGTGCTCGAATCCCACCCCGCGCCGGAGCAAGTGAACTACCGCCCACCCGACACCTACACCACTTCGCCGGGCACCTACGTCGACCAGATTCGCGCCATGTCCGTCGACGGCGTCCACGTTCACTCCATGACGCCGGAGGAGGCCTACCACGCCCGCCGCGGCACCGACTGGTCCTACGAGGCGGTGTATCGCCGCCTGCGCGAGGCGGGCCTCGACAGCGCCCCCGGCACCGCCGCGGAGATTCTCGTCGACGAGGTGCGCGAGGTGATCTGTCCGGGGAAGATGGACACCGAGGCGTGGCTGAACGCCATGGAGGGTGCGATGGCCGCCGGCCTCCCCGTCACCGCGACCATCATGTACGGTCACGTCGAGAACGCGATGCACCGCGTCATGCACCTGAAGCGGGTGCGCGACCTGCAGGACCGCACGGGCGGCATCACCGAATTCGTCCCGCTCTCCTTCATCCACCAGCAGACGCCGCTGTACGACCGCGGACTCGTCTCGGGCGGCGCGACCGACGCCGAGGACGAACTCATGATCGCCGTCTCCCGCCTCTTTCTCGACAACATCGAGAACATCCAGACCTCGTGGGTGAAGTTCGGGGACGAGAAGTCGCTGAAGACGCTCTCCTGTGGCGCCAACGACTTCATGGGGACGCTCCTCTCCGAAGAGATCACCAAGCGCGCCGGCGGCGACTACGGCGAGTTCCGGTCGGTCGCCGACTACGTCGACATGGTGACGGCCATCGGCCGGCGACCGGTCGAGCGCTCGACCGATTACGAACGCCGGCACCCCATCGATCCCGACGACGCTCCACACGGGCCGCGACTCGGTCCCCGGGCCGACGGGACGCCGATACTCGACCGCACACCGTCTCTCGCGGACGATTGA
- the uppS gene encoding polyprenyl diphosphate synthase, with the protein MYARVRRLAEGAYERLLRRDIDGTPDHVAIIQDGNRRYAREHGSGAADGHREGAQTTEQVLRWCQDLGVEELTLYAFSTENFERPPEEREHLFDLIEGKLREFADKEQVHENEVCIRALGEVDRLPERVRDAVAYAEERTEGYDRFRLNVALAYGGRAELLGAARDTLGAVAAGDLDPADVTVEEIDRRLYARPVRDVDLIVRTGGDERTSNFLPWHANGNEAAVFFCAPYWPEFSKIDFLRAIRTYESREASWRHTRRERAVALVRAVAGESLVETREVVGRLREQLPHVGSEELTDELTAELDRDGTAE; encoded by the coding sequence ATGTACGCGCGGGTTCGTCGGTTGGCCGAAGGCGCTTACGAGCGTCTGCTCCGCCGCGACATCGATGGAACGCCAGATCACGTCGCCATCATTCAGGACGGCAACCGGCGATACGCCCGCGAGCACGGTTCGGGGGCCGCGGACGGCCACCGCGAAGGGGCCCAGACGACCGAACAGGTGCTCCGGTGGTGTCAGGACCTCGGCGTCGAGGAACTCACGCTCTATGCCTTCTCGACCGAGAACTTCGAGCGCCCGCCCGAGGAGCGCGAACACCTGTTCGACCTGATCGAGGGGAAACTGCGGGAGTTCGCCGACAAGGAACAGGTCCACGAGAACGAGGTGTGCATCCGGGCGCTCGGCGAGGTGGACCGCCTCCCCGAACGCGTCCGCGACGCCGTCGCCTACGCCGAGGAACGCACCGAGGGGTACGACCGCTTCCGGTTGAACGTCGCGCTGGCGTACGGGGGCCGGGCGGAACTCCTCGGCGCCGCCCGCGACACCCTCGGCGCCGTCGCGGCGGGCGACCTCGATCCCGCGGACGTGACGGTCGAGGAGATCGACCGCCGCCTCTACGCTCGACCCGTCCGCGACGTGGATCTGATCGTTCGCACCGGCGGCGACGAGCGGACGAGCAACTTCCTGCCGTGGCACGCCAACGGCAACGAGGCCGCCGTCTTCTTCTGTGCGCCCTACTGGCCCGAGTTCTCGAAGATCGACTTCCTGCGGGCGATCCGCACCTACGAGTCCCGCGAGGCGTCGTGGCGACACACCCGGCGGGAACGGGCCGTGGCGCTGGTCCGAGCCGTGGCGGGGGAGTCGCTGGTCGAGACGCGGGAAGTCGTCGGTCGCCTGCGCGAGCAACTCCCCCACGTCGGTTCGGAGGAACTGACCGACGAGTTGACGGCCGAACTCGACCGGGACGGGACGGCGGAGTAG
- a CDS encoding mechanosensitive ion channel family protein: protein MDWLALQTATPTPSPPVGPEGLTDYWPIILRGAWFVAGFVAVVFLGWFVVEPLVARYVRQRNRNNPTIQEAVARYVRLLVIVVAFFVAAGTAGYGDLIGDSALVIAAGTLAIGVAGQTVIGSIVSGLVLVFDPEFNVGNYIEWADRSGTVQSITLRVTRVLTPDGELVTVPNTLLTGQAITRPYGRGRRRVVEHVGIAYEADVSEALDHLAAATDAVDDIVAEPTPKAYVDDFGGDAVVCRVHYWIEDPRRHDIFGIRSAYARAVKRRLDDAGIAISPASKRELQGRIEVDEESDRRGVA, encoded by the coding sequence ATGGACTGGCTCGCGTTGCAGACGGCGACGCCCACGCCGTCGCCACCGGTCGGCCCCGAAGGCCTCACCGACTACTGGCCGATCATCCTGCGCGGGGCGTGGTTCGTCGCCGGCTTCGTCGCCGTCGTCTTCCTCGGCTGGTTCGTCGTGGAACCACTCGTCGCGCGGTACGTCCGCCAGCGCAACCGCAACAACCCGACGATACAGGAAGCCGTCGCGCGGTACGTCCGCCTGCTCGTTATCGTGGTCGCCTTCTTCGTCGCCGCGGGCACGGCGGGGTACGGCGACCTGATCGGTGACTCGGCGCTCGTCATCGCCGCGGGGACGCTCGCTATCGGCGTCGCCGGCCAGACGGTCATCGGCTCCATCGTCAGTGGACTCGTCCTCGTCTTCGACCCCGAGTTCAACGTCGGCAACTACATCGAGTGGGCGGACAGGAGTGGAACCGTCCAGTCCATCACGCTCCGGGTGACGCGCGTCCTCACCCCCGACGGCGAACTCGTCACGGTGCCGAACACGCTCCTCACGGGGCAGGCCATCACGCGCCCGTACGGCCGGGGGCGTCGGCGCGTCGTCGAACACGTCGGCATCGCGTACGAGGCGGACGTGAGCGAGGCACTCGATCACCTCGCCGCGGCCACCGACGCCGTCGACGACATCGTCGCGGAGCCGACGCCGAAGGCGTACGTCGACGACTTCGGTGGCGACGCCGTCGTCTGTCGCGTCCACTACTGGATCGAGGACCCGCGCCGACACGACATCTTCGGCATCCGGTCGGCGTACGCCCGCGCGGTCAAGCGTCGCCTCGACGACGCGGGCATCGCGATCAGTCCGGCGTCGAAGCGGGAACTGCAGGGACGGATCGAGGTCGACGAGGAGAGCGACCGGCGCGGCGTGGCGTAG
- a CDS encoding DMT family transporter produces MDADRVGMGDGTGVALVVAGAALFGTLGIFGELARSANLPTATLLAARFVAATAILWAYLLRRGTPVRLRGRTLAVELALGLVYGFMAIAYFESLAWLSAGVATLVLFTYPVQVTLVSAVALDEPITVPKALALIAALGGVALVAGGGSAVGLPGLVLVGLASLAYTAYSTGSRVMVETIPPLTHAAYVFLGVTAAVLLYGVGTGTLSAPATPAHWRLIAGITVVGTLLPMILFTAGLARIPASTASIVSTSEPLTTVVLGVLLLGEPFTPAIALGGAAILASVGLASPAVERAVNARLRRVGWRQAKGPDG; encoded by the coding sequence ATGGACGCCGATAGAGTGGGGATGGGCGACGGAACCGGCGTCGCCCTCGTCGTTGCTGGCGCGGCCCTCTTCGGCACGCTCGGCATCTTCGGCGAACTCGCTCGGAGCGCGAATCTGCCGACGGCGACCCTTCTCGCCGCTCGCTTCGTCGCCGCGACGGCGATCCTCTGGGCGTATCTCCTCCGACGTGGGACGCCCGTTCGCCTCCGTGGCCGGACGCTGGCCGTCGAACTCGCGCTCGGACTGGTGTACGGGTTCATGGCCATCGCCTACTTCGAGAGTCTGGCGTGGCTCTCGGCAGGCGTCGCGACGCTGGTCCTCTTTACTTACCCGGTGCAGGTGACGCTCGTCTCGGCGGTCGCGCTCGACGAACCGATCACGGTCCCGAAGGCGCTCGCCCTGATCGCCGCGCTCGGCGGCGTCGCCCTCGTCGCCGGCGGTGGGTCGGCCGTCGGCCTGCCGGGACTCGTCCTCGTCGGTCTCGCCTCGCTGGCCTACACGGCGTACTCCACCGGATCGCGGGTCATGGTCGAGACGATTCCCCCGCTGACGCACGCGGCGTACGTCTTCCTCGGCGTGACGGCCGCCGTCCTGCTGTACGGCGTCGGGACAGGGACGCTCTCGGCGCCGGCGACGCCGGCGCACTGGCGCCTGATCGCCGGTATCACCGTCGTCGGGACGCTCCTGCCGATGATCCTCTTCACCGCCGGACTGGCGCGCATCCCGGCGAGTACGGCCAGCATCGTCAGCACGAGCGAACCGCTGACGACGGTCGTCCTCGGCGTCCTTCTCCTCGGCGAACCGTTCACGCCCGCCATCGCCCTCGGTGGCGCAGCCATTCTCGCGAGCGTCGGTCTCGCGTCGCCGGCGGTCGAACGCGCCGTGAACGCCCGACTGCGTCGCGTCGGATGGCGGCAGGCGAAGGGTCCGGACGGCTGA
- a CDS encoding DUF4382 domain-containing protein — MGDGDVDQPTASRRDYLRAAGGLAAAGVAGLAGCMGGAEATTGTLATQVSDQPGAISDFETCVVTIAGIWVKPGTEDEESTATATSTATSTESDGEADEDDAREYYEFDEPQEADLVKLQGDRTALVDEQELETGQYAFLQLDVTGVDATLADGGEATVETPGNAPLKFNQSFEIRADTRTTFTADFTPVRRGRSGSYLLQPVASETSVSYESAESTVTGTATETSG, encoded by the coding sequence ATGGGAGACGGTGATGTCGATCAGCCGACAGCGTCGCGACGTGACTACCTCCGGGCGGCCGGCGGCCTCGCCGCCGCGGGTGTCGCCGGACTGGCCGGGTGTATGGGCGGTGCCGAGGCAACGACCGGGACGCTCGCGACCCAAGTGAGCGACCAACCCGGCGCCATCTCCGACTTCGAAACCTGTGTCGTCACCATCGCGGGTATCTGGGTGAAGCCGGGGACGGAGGACGAGGAGTCGACGGCGACGGCTACTTCAACGGCGACGAGTACCGAGTCGGACGGCGAAGCCGACGAGGACGATGCCCGCGAATACTACGAGTTCGACGAGCCACAGGAAGCGGATCTGGTAAAGCTACAGGGCGACCGGACGGCGCTCGTCGACGAACAGGAACTGGAGACCGGCCAGTACGCGTTCCTCCAACTCGACGTGACGGGCGTCGACGCCACGCTCGCGGACGGCGGCGAGGCGACGGTGGAGACGCCCGGGAATGCGCCGCTCAAGTTCAACCAGTCCTTCGAGATTCGGGCGGACACGCGGACGACGTTCACGGCCGACTTCACGCCGGTTCGACGGGGACGGAGCGGCTCGTACCTCCTCCAGCCAGTCGCCAGCGAGACGAGCGTGAGCTACGAATCGGCCGAGTCGACGGTGACGGGAACGGCGACGGAAACGAGCGGGTGA
- a CDS encoding undecaprenyl diphosphate synthase family protein translates to MGLYDRYLALKQRVHPGDPPAHVALVLTERDLLEQGAYNRLERVLRWVFDYGAERATVSVSVLDEAVVPTLDRELRAIDAPRQVAVRAPDDTDPVSAPVQVNVGLGGKGEFAAAVRSLAEEVDAGDLDPADVDEADVERRLVFPDEPDLLIKTGAERLSDFMIWQSVYSELYFTDVNWRDVRKRDYLRAVLDYQNRQRRFGR, encoded by the coding sequence GTGGGCCTGTACGACCGATACCTCGCGCTCAAACAGCGCGTCCATCCCGGCGATCCCCCCGCACACGTCGCGCTCGTCCTCACCGAGCGTGACCTGCTGGAACAGGGGGCGTACAACCGCCTCGAACGCGTCCTCCGCTGGGTCTTCGACTACGGCGCCGAGCGCGCCACCGTCTCGGTGAGCGTCCTCGACGAGGCCGTCGTCCCGACGCTGGATCGCGAACTCCGGGCTATCGACGCCCCTCGACAGGTCGCCGTCCGCGCCCCCGACGACACCGACCCCGTCTCGGCGCCCGTGCAGGTGAACGTCGGCCTCGGCGGCAAGGGTGAGTTCGCGGCCGCCGTCCGCTCGCTGGCGGAGGAGGTCGACGCCGGCGACCTCGACCCCGCCGACGTGGACGAGGCTGACGTGGAGCGTCGCCTCGTCTTCCCGGACGAACCCGACCTGCTCATCAAGACCGGCGCCGAACGCCTCTCCGATTTCATGATCTGGCAGTCCGTCTACTCCGAACTCTACTTCACCGACGTGAACTGGCGGGACGTGCGCAAGCGGGACTACCTCCGTGCCGTGTTGGACTACCAGAATCGGCAGCGGCGGTTCGGCCGATAG